The genome window ATTGAAGCTGGAAGTAGGAACGGATCCAGCTGGTGATCGGACACATTAGTCTTGGTGTCCGGTGGTCAGCAGGTGTTCTTGCGGAAATGCGTCAATCAACGGATGGCCTGGTGGTGCCTCGCAAGAAGCGCCGGCAGCAAATCCCGAGGATTGCTTTGGCAATCCGACGACGTGTTTGCGCGAACAGCAAACCCCGAGGGACACGCAAGTGTTCCGACGACGTGTTTGCTTGTTTTAGAGATGCACCGGATCTGAGTTCGACTTCTGGGTTTTGCGTGGAGAAGTACCGGATCCGTGTCCGGTTCGGGCTTAGGCTCGATCTCGGGTTTTGGTCGGTGCGGTCTCTCGCAAGACGTCTTGGAAATGGTACCCGCTTTTGTATGGGGTTTACCCTCATGCGGGGGCGGGATGGAAGTAAGTCAAGGGCGTTTGGTGGATGCCTTGGCGCATGGAGGCGATGAAGGACGTGTTAGGCTGCGATAAGCCCGGAGGAGCTGCCAAAGAGCTTTGATCCCGGGATGTCCGAATGGGGAAACCCACCCTTAGGGGTATCCGGCACTGAATACATAGGTGTCGGAGGCGAACGCGGGGAATTGAAACATCTTAGTACCCGTAGGAAAGGAAATCGAAGAGACTCCGTTAGTAGTGGCGAGCGAACGCGGACCAGGCCAGTGGCCTTTATGGTGTAACCGGAACCTTCTGGAAAGTTGGGCAATAATGGGTGATAGCCCCGTACGGAAACAGCATCATGGAGGTCCTTGAGTAGGGCGGAACACGTGAAATTCTGTCTGAACATGGGGCGACCACGCTCCAAGCCTAAGTACTCCCATGCGACCGATAGTGAACCAGTACCGTGAGGGAAAGGTGAAAAGCACCCCGATGAGGGGAGTGAAAGAGACCCTGAAACCGAACGTCTACAAGCAGTGGAAGACCGCAAGGTCGACCGCGTACCTTTTGTATAATGGGTCAGCGACTTAATCTGGCGAGCGAGCTTAAACCGATAGGTGTAGGCGCAGCGAAAGCGAGTCTTAAACGGGCGCTTGAGTTCGTCGGATTAGACCCGAAGCCGAGTGATCTAGCCATGGGCAGGTTGAAGGTGCGGTAACACGCTCTGGAGGACCGAACCCGAGAACGTTGAAAAGTTCCGGGATGACCTGTGGCTAGGGGTGAAAGGCCAATCAAACTCGGCAATAGCTGGTTCTCCGCGAAAGCTATTTAGGTAGCGCGTCTGGTCTCACCTTCGGGGGTAGAGCACTGGATGGGGAAGGGGGCGCGAGCCTTACCGACTCTAACCAAACTCCGAATACCGAAGAGTGCAATCCAGGCAGACAGACGGCGGGTGCTAAGGTCCGTCGTCAAAAGGGAAACAGCCCTGACCGCCAGCTAAGGTCCCTAAGTTACGGCTAAGTGGGAAAGGATGTGAGGAGGCCAAGACAACCAGGACGTTGGCTTAGAAGCAGCCATCGTTTAAAGAAAGCGTAATAGCTCACTGGTCTAAATAAGCCGCCTTGCGCCGAAGATGTACCGGGGCTCAAGCCGTACACCGAAGCTGCGGACTCCTTAATGGAGTGGTAGCGGAGCGTTCCGTAGGTCTGTGAAGGGATACCCGCGAGGGGTCCTGGAGATATCGGAAGTGCGAATGCTGACATGAGTAGCGATAAAGAGTGTGAGAAACACTCTCGCCGAAATCCCAAGGGTTCCTGCGCAAGGCTAATCCGCGCAGGGTGAGCCGGCCCCTAAGGCGAGGCCGAAAGGCGTAGTCGATGGGAACCAGGTTAATATTCCTGGGCCTCTCGGGAGTTGACGGATCGTGGTGATTGTTCGTCCTTATCGGATTGGACGGGCGATGAAGCGGTCCCTGGAAATAGCCTCGAGAATAGACCGTACCCGAAACCGACACAGGTGGGATGGTAGAGTATACCAAGGCGCTTGAGAGAACCGCGTTGAAGGAACTCGGCAAAATACCCCCGTAACTTCGGGATAAGGGGGCCCTTGCATTGGGCAACCAGTGTGAGGGGGCACGGAAACGAGGGTGGCGACTGTTTACTAAAAACACAGGGCTCTGCGAAGTGGCTAACACGACGTATAGGGTCTGACGCCTGCCCGGTGCCGGAAGGTTAAGAGGAGATGTGAGAGCGTCGAATTGAAGCCCCGGTAAACGGCGGCCGTAACTATAACGGTCCTAAGGTAGCGAAATTCCTTGTCGGGTAAGTTCCGACCTGCACGAATGGCGTAACGACTGCCCTACTGTCTCCAACGCGGACTCAGCGAAATTGAACTCTCCGTGAAGATGCGGAGTTCCCGCGGTCAGACGGAAAGACCCCGTGAACCTTTACTATAGCTTCGCAGTGGCAACAGGACCGTCATGTGTAGGATAGGTGGGAGACGTTGAAGCCGGGACGCCAGTCTCGGTGGAGTCATCCTTGAAATACCACCCTTGACGCTCTTGTTGTCTAACCGCGGCCCGTGAAACCGGGTCCGGGACCCTGCGTGGTGGGTAGTTTGACTGGGGCGGTCGCCTCCCAAAGAGTAACGGAGGCGCGCGAAGGTGAGCTCAGAGCGGTCGGAAATCGCTCGACGAGTGCAAGGGCATAAGCTCGCTTGACTGCGACATCGACGGATGGAGCAGAGACGAAAGTCGGTCCTAGTGATCCGGTGGTCCCGCGTGGAAGGGCCATCGCTCAACGGATAAAAGGTACTCCGGGGATAACAGGCTGATACCCCCCAAGAGTCCACATCGACGGGGGTGTTTGGCACCTCGATGTCGGCTCATCTCATCCTGGGGCTGGAGCAGGTCCCAAGGGTATGGCTGTTCGCCATTTAAAGAGGTACGTGAGCTGGGTTTAGAACGTCGTGAGACAGTTCGGTCCCTATCTGCCGTGGGTGTTCGAGACTTGAGAGGATCTGTCCCTAGTACGAGAGGACCGGGATGGACATACCTCTGGTGGAGCGGTTGTCACGCCAGTGGCACTGCCGCGTAGCTATGTATGGACGGGATAACCGCTGAAGGCATCTAAGCGGGAAACCCCCCTCAAAACCAGGTCTCGCCTGAGAGCCGTGGTAGACCACCACGTCGATAGGCCGGGTGTGGAAGCGCAGTAATGCGTGAAGCTTACCGGTACTAATTGCTCGAATGGCTTCCATCTCCCCTTCGCATGACGGTAAATCCCAAACAGGATCTACCCGAACGCTTAGGCGAGTGGGCACCAAATCAAAATAGACAATCTCGCGAGAGACGCCGTCCAATCCAATGGATCCGGCCATCACGCAAAACACTCAAAAACGCTTCAATACTTCCTCTTGGTTCCCATCGACGACTTGGTGGCCATAGCGGAGGGCCCAGCACCCGATCCCATCCCGAACTCGGCCGTGAAACCCTCCTGCGCCAATGGTACTTCGGCTTAAGCCGCGGGAGAGTAGGTCGCCGCCAAGTCTTCCATGGGAACCAACACCATGATCCAATACCCAACCCCAACGCGGGGTGGAGCAGCCCGGTAGCTCGTCAGGCTCATAACCTGAAGGTCGCAGGTTCAAATCCTGCCCCCGCAACCAAGCATACAAATACCATAGCCCCGTTCCTCCGAGCGGGGCTTCTGCTTTAGGAAGCAAATACAAAGCAGATCCCCAGACACCCAAAAGGAGGGGACGGCGCAGCTAATCCGACCCAACAACACGGCAGGAATAGCGTAGATAAAGCGCCTCGGAACTCTCCGAACGCTCCTCCAGTACCGCCTCGCGCCCAAAACCCGCGCAATGACGCGCCGCCGCAGCCCCGACCTGCTGTCCAACAGGCGCGACACCAGATCCTCCCGAAACCGCCCGATACAACACAAAATCAGAACCCGACCCAACCTCCTCATAAGGGCGGGCCAGAGTGACACAGGCACTGAGCAGCAGTGCCGCCGCAAGGCCTGGCCCATACCTGGCTGGAAGATGGATCATTTGGGCAATGCGCCTGTCAGGCATGGCCGTCGGCGTCCTTTGTTAGTTCCGATGCGCCAGACAGGGGTCGAGCACGATCTGACTTTTGCCTAGCCGATCGTAGCCGCCGCTGAAGGTGACGTTGTCGCCAGATTGCATCCCGTTGGTCTGATACGCAATGCAGAGGACTTGGACCTGATCCTCGGGACACATGATCAGATAGGCCAGAGCGCCGTCGCTTCCGACATGCGTAAGCCTGCCTGGAATTGCCATGTTCAACCGCCCGTCATGATCGGGGACACGGTCGATCCAGTCTGAATTGGTTTCACATCTGGTGGGATGGCGCGGCGAGGTGTCCGCCGCGGCAAACGGACCAGCCGGGTCGCAGCACGGTTTAGCCATGGCCTTCCGAAGGGAAGGAGCGGTGATACCAAGGGTGGTGATCACAAGGGTCGCAGTGGCCGCAAATAAGGAGATGCCCTGCACCGGGGACTCCCGCTTGAGATGTTTGTTGCCCCTGTTGTCGACCGGCATGGTGTTTGGGTCAATGGCGCGCGGAGGCGCGAACGGGGGCGGATGTCTTGGCGGGGCCCGTTGGCGGCCCTGACCGCGTCGAACGGTGTTTCAGTCCGTCGCAAGGGGGCCAAGACACGGTTTGTGACACGGGCCAAAAAATATTTCAGGGCGGGGCTCCTCTCCCTCTTGCAGGTCCTCCCGGGACATCCCAATTCTTCGCGCGGGGCGGGACGGTTCCTGCCCGCGGCATCGACTAGGACGATGCCGGCATACCTGTAAAAGTGGAGAATTGCGGCAATGAAACGTGTCGCATCCGCGCTCGCGGTAGCAGCGCTTCTGACTTCGTCTCTGGCCCACGCCGACGAAGCGGTCTTCAAATCTGCCGACATGAACGGTGACGGTGCGATGAGCGCCGAAGAATTCAAGGAAGCCTTCCCGTCGCTCAGCGGTGACGCCTTCACGTCCGCCGATACGGACGCGAACGGCTCGGTCAGTGCCGACGAATTCGCGGCGGCTGCCGCGGCCGGCACGATCGCGCTGGAATAACCTGCGACGCATCACATTTGCATGACTGACGACTGCCCCCGCCGCTTGGCGGGGGCATTTTTTGTGCGCACGGCATTCGCCGAAATCGAAGATGCACAAGACTGCACCATCGGCTAGAAAACGGTCGTAACCGATCGGCGCTGCTTCGGGAGAGCGCTGCCTGTCGGGTCACCTAACCCAATTCAGAGACGCACATGCCCGAGACAGTCATTCGCCCCCAATCAGACGACCTGGACAGCGCGCAGGGCGCGCCATCTGTTCACAGCGAACGATGCTCCGTTCTGGTCATCGGTGGCGGCCCGGCAGGATCGACCACTGCGGCGCTGTTGGCGGAACGCGGTATCGACGTTCTGCTGCTGGAAAAGGAACGGCATCCGCGGTTTCACATCGGTGAATCCCTGTTGCCCCGAAACATCCCGATTCTGCGTCGGCTCGGGCTTGAGACCCGGTTGGAGGAGATCGGGGTTCTGAAGCGAGGGGCAGACTTCTCGGTCCCGGATGGCAGCCGCCATGTCGTGTTCAATTTCTGCGAGGCCCTCCGGCCGGACGAGCCCACCGCGTTTCAGGTCCGCCGTTCCGAATTCGACCATATGTTGATCGAGAATGCGGAACGTATCGGCGCCCGAGTCTTTCAGGAGACGCGTCTGGACGATCTCGAGATACGGGACGATGGCGTCACTGCCCGGGCCGTGTCCCGGGACGGCCAGGCGGTGATTGTTGATGCCGACTGGGTCGTCGATGCGACCGGCCGGGACAGTTACCTGAGCCGCAAGCTGGGGCTAAAGAAACGCGATCCGCGCCATGCCAGCGCCGCAGTATTCGGTCATTTTGACGGTGTTGCCCGGCGCCCGGGGCAGGAGGCCGGCAATATCAGTATCTACTGGTTTGACCAGGGATGGTTCTGGGTCATTCCGCTTCGTGATGGCTGCACCAGCGTCGGAATGGTCTGCTACCCGCGCTATCTGAAGGATCGGGGCAGCAGCCTGGAGGCGTTGTTTTTCGAGACGGTAGGCAAGACGCCCGGACTGGCCGAACGGATGCAGGCGGCCCGGGCCAGGGACGGGGTCCAGGGTACCGGCAATTTTTCCTATCGGTCGACGCGCATGTCGGGGGAGCGCTTTCTCCTGGTCGGCGATGCCTATGCCTTCATCGATCCGGTCTTTTCCAGCGGCGTCTATCTGGCGATGCAGGGCGCCGAATATGCCGCCGATGCGGTCGAAAGCTGTCTGAAGGACCCGAAAGGGGAGGCCCGCTACCGCCGCCGCTACGAACGCCGGGTGAAGCGCGGCCTGCGGGTTTTTTCCTGGTTCATCTACCGCTTCACCAGCCCGGCCTTCCGGACATTGTTCACACGCCCGACAAACAGGTTCTCGCTGCGTGCCGCGGTGATTTCGGTCCTCTCAGGCGATGTCTATGGTCGAACCGTTCTTTGGCCGCGCCTGATGCTGTTTCGGGCGGTCTACTGGGTGACCAGCGCCCTTCTTTGGCGCCGGGGAGGCGTCTATCGCGGCCGGCTGGAGGAACACGAAGCCCCATTCAGCTGACGCGGGCCAGCATCCGCTCCCGGCGAAACAGGCGCGCCAGCGACCGGCCGACAAAGTACCAATGAATGAAAAATGCCTCCAGCAGCAGTCTGGAACAGAATGCCGCGCTCCAAATCATTTGAGCTTCGGCGGCGCAGAGTGTGGGGCGCATGCCGAGCCCGCGTGCCAGGACGTCTATCCGGGCCAGGTGATACCGGTTCGAGACAATGATCGGCACCGTACTTTCGGCCGTGAAATGACCGCGGGCGGCGCGGAGATTCTCCAGCGTATTTCGGGAGCTTTCCTCGCAGAGGATACGGTCGTCGGGGGTGCCCTGCGCCTGCAGCCATTGCCGGCCGGCCATGGCTTCGCTCAATTCGGCGCCGGGCCGTGTGGCTCCGCCCAGAATGATGATCTGTCCGTCGGGAAAGGTGGCGGCACGGGACAGGCGCGCCCTGAAATCCGGAACCGGCGATCCGTCGGATGCAAGGCAGACTCCCGGTACAAGGATTGTCGGTGGGGGCCTGACCCGCCGCGCTGGTTCGACCGTACTCGGTGTCTTGGCGGCGTGGCGCGCGACCCGTGCGAGACAGAGCAGCAGGCTGATTCCGCCCGTCAGGACGATGCCGGCGCAGGAGGCCAGCAGCATTGCCAGGCCGTCCGGCCCCATGCTGCGCAATCGGCCGAAGCGGGACGGCACGCTTTTCGAGACGTCATGAACGGGTCCGAACGCGTCGGCCATGGTTTCGCGGAGCCGAAGCTCCGCCCCCTTCTCACTTGCCCCTATCGATGGTTTGTCATATCTAACGCCAAGGCAATTAGCACGGTCGTAATCCCAGAATTTCAATAAGAATTTCGATCTGCGGCGCGCTCTCCTCACGTAGAGCCGGATGCAAGATGAGTTGAAAAGGTGGAAGGTAAGTGTCGGAAAAGTCGGCCTTTCAGGTAGAAGTCGCGGAATTGATCATTGAGGCCCTGCATCTCGAGGATGTTTCGCCCGAGGACATCGATCCCGACGAACCTCTGTTCGGGGAAGGCTTGGGGCTCGATTCCATCGATGCGCTCGAACTTTCCCTGGAAATCTCGCAACGCTATAACTACACCATTCGGTCGGACGATCCCGAGATTCAGAAAATCTTCGGCTCGCTGCGCACGTTGACGGAGGCGATCGAGGCCAACCGCGGAGGATGATGGGCGATGGTGTTGCAGATTCTGCGGCTTCTGATTCCCGTCCTCACGATTGCCGGCGTTCACCTCTGCATCGTCTATGGCTTCGGTCTCTATGCCCTGACTTGTCTTGCTGCGGCCGTGGGCATCAACGCGATTCTGGTTGCGCTGACACAGGGCGCGCGGGGCCTGTTCTGGATCCTGACCGGTGTGGCGGCAACCCTGGCGGCGGCGCAGATTCTGGCGGTATTTGCCGAGCCTGACATGGCGCGTATCGTCGCCTTGCCGCCCATTCTGATCCACGGATGGTTTGCCTGGATGTTCGGACGCACCTTGTTGCCGGGCCATGAACCTTTGATCCGCCGGTTCAGCCGCCTGCACAGGGACAGGTTCCCGACCGAACTGGAACGCTATACCCGTATCCTCACCATCCTCTGGACCGTATTGCTGGGCGCCTTGACGATTGCATCCGCGGGACTTGGCCTCATGGCGACGCCGGAGACATGGTCCTGGAGCGTGAACATCGCAATGCCGTTGATCTGCGTCTCCTTCTTCCTGGGCGAACATGCCTATCGCGGCATCGTCTTTCGCCATATCGGTGGCAATTCGCCGGTGGAAACGATGCGCACCCTGTTGAGCCCGAAGACCTGGATCGCACCGTGACGGGCCCGGCGCTGATTCTCAGCGACGAAGGGCCGGTTTCGCGCGAACAAATCTTCGCGGCGGGCGCGGAACTGGCGCACCGTCTCGCGGCGGCGGCGCCCGGACCGATCATGCCGCTCTGCAGCCGCCGTCGGGATCTCTTCGCGGCGGTCGTCGCGGGCCAGCAGGCTGGGCGAGAGATCATCCTGCCGCCCGATGACGCCCGCAGCGCGATTCGTTCGGTGCTCGGTCGATACGGATCGGCCGTGGTTCTGCTGTCAGCCCACGACCCCGATGTAAACGGCGTGGAATGCCTGCGGGTGACCGACGATTTGTTCGGCGCGGCCGCTGCGGGGACCAGCATGGTCTGGCGAAAGGATTGCGGCGTCACGCTCTACACGTCCGGATCGACGGGGGAGCCGGTTGCGCATCGCCATGACCGAAGCTTCTTTGACGCCGGTGCCGCAGCCTGGCGACGCATTCTGGGAACGGATGAAGGGCCGGTGAGCATGGTCGTCACCGTTCCCGGACAGCATATGTTCGGCTTCGAATCCAGTGTGCTGTTGCCGCTTGGCACGGATACCGTATCGGTTCTGGACGCGCGTCCCTTCTTCGCCGCGGATATCGTCCGGGCGCTGCAGGCCGTTCCCGATCGAAGGGTCCTCATTCTGACGCCCCTGCATCTCCGCGCCCTGGTCGAGACCGGAGAACGCCCGCCCCCGATCGATCGCGCGGTCGTCGCGACGGCGCCGCTGGATGCAGACCTTGCCGCCCGGGGAGAAGACCTGCTCGGCGGGCCGATCCTCGAAGTCTATGGCAGTACGGAAACCGGGATGCTGGCAACCCGACGCACAGCATTGGGGGAGGATTTTCGCCCGCGCCTGGATGTCGGGCTGACCATAGAAACCGATGGCCAAGCTACGGCGCGCGGGGCGTTTCTGGGCGAAGGATTGGTGCTGAACGACCGGCTTGAGCCGACGGAGACCGGTTTCCGACTGGTTGCGCGGGACCGCGATCTTTTGAAGGTCGCCGGCAAGCGCGCCTCCCTGGCAGGGCTGACCGCCGCGTTGAACGACCTGCCTATGGTCCGCGACGGGGTCGTGCTGCCGCCTGCCGAACAGAACGAGGG of Alphaproteobacteria bacterium contains these proteins:
- a CDS encoding EF-hand domain-containing protein; this encodes MKRVASALAVAALLTSSLAHADEAVFKSADMNGDGAMSAEEFKEAFPSLSGDAFTSADTDANGSVSADEFAAAAAAGTIALE
- a CDS encoding NAD(P)/FAD-dependent oxidoreductase encodes the protein MPETVIRPQSDDLDSAQGAPSVHSERCSVLVIGGGPAGSTTAALLAERGIDVLLLEKERHPRFHIGESLLPRNIPILRRLGLETRLEEIGVLKRGADFSVPDGSRHVVFNFCEALRPDEPTAFQVRRSEFDHMLIENAERIGARVFQETRLDDLEIRDDGVTARAVSRDGQAVIVDADWVVDATGRDSYLSRKLGLKKRDPRHASAAVFGHFDGVARRPGQEAGNISIYWFDQGWFWVIPLRDGCTSVGMVCYPRYLKDRGSSLEALFFETVGKTPGLAERMQAARARDGVQGTGNFSYRSTRMSGERFLLVGDAYAFIDPVFSSGVYLAMQGAEYAADAVESCLKDPKGEARYRRRYERRVKRGLRVFSWFIYRFTSPAFRTLFTRPTNRFSLRAAVISVLSGDVYGRTVLWPRLMLFRAVYWVTSALLWRRGGVYRGRLEEHEAPFS
- a CDS encoding YdcF family protein, with translation MADAFGPVHDVSKSVPSRFGRLRSMGPDGLAMLLASCAGIVLTGGISLLLCLARVARHAAKTPSTVEPARRVRPPPTILVPGVCLASDGSPVPDFRARLSRAATFPDGQIIILGGATRPGAELSEAMAGRQWLQAQGTPDDRILCEESSRNTLENLRAARGHFTAESTVPIIVSNRYHLARIDVLARGLGMRPTLCAAEAQMIWSAAFCSRLLLEAFFIHWYFVGRSLARLFRRERMLARVS
- a CDS encoding phosphopantetheine-binding protein; amino-acid sequence: MSEKSAFQVEVAELIIEALHLEDVSPEDIDPDEPLFGEGLGLDSIDALELSLEISQRYNYTIRSDDPEIQKIFGSLRTLTEAIEANRGG
- a CDS encoding AMP-binding protein, with protein sequence MTGPALILSDEGPVSREQIFAAGAELAHRLAAAAPGPIMPLCSRRRDLFAAVVAGQQAGREIILPPDDARSAIRSVLGRYGSAVVLLSAHDPDVNGVECLRVTDDLFGAAAAGTSMVWRKDCGVTLYTSGSTGEPVAHRHDRSFFDAGAAAWRRILGTDEGPVSMVVTVPGQHMFGFESSVLLPLGTDTVSVLDARPFFAADIVRALQAVPDRRVLILTPLHLRALVETGERPPPIDRAVVATAPLDADLAARGEDLLGGPILEVYGSTETGMLATRRTALGEDFRPRLDVGLTIETDGQATARGAFLGEGLVLNDRLEPTETGFRLVARDRDLLKVAGKRASLAGLTAALNDLPMVRDGVVLPPAEQNEGHTAAARPVAAVVAEPGTSADDIRRGMRQRVPSVFVPRRVAFLDDLPRTAVGKVQVETVRALIEEEAGSAILLQEPAFTISDEHPALPGHFPGNPIVPGAVTLDHAIAAAGLRSVEVLLSVRFHDVLRAGERCTVAKRAIGDGTRVALECKSGDRRILSAKVAIRGEAA